A window of the Planctomycetota bacterium genome harbors these coding sequences:
- a CDS encoding methyltransferase → MSDAPLPPLPAEALALGIARTLPGTRIACTSPGRAQAAWSLAAERPDAAVSAWFLDAFHFDAALAAHGTVPDGLSVTCAPDLPAGPFDLAIVPLSRDGEAELSRDILQAALLALEPGGQLVAAVDNPRDTWLHGQLADTRERVGVRHGEDAVAYVVTKTRPPRVRDFSATVVFRDRERLLTAFTRPGVFAHRRVDPAARHLLNAVDVAPGTRVVDIGCGSGCVALGIAARDPSVVVHALDSNARAVDCTRRAAAANGLDNVTVTLEAGGAIPDPGSWDLVLANPPYYADFRIAKLFVDAAHRALAPGGTLLVATKRPAWYLETLPATWRDVAREEVKHYHLVEAVRP, encoded by the coding sequence ATGTCCGACGCGCCACTGCCGCCGCTTCCCGCCGAGGCCCTCGCCCTCGGGATCGCCCGCACGCTGCCGGGCACCCGGATCGCCTGCACCTCACCCGGGCGGGCCCAGGCCGCCTGGAGCCTGGCCGCCGAGCGCCCCGACGCCGCAGTCAGCGCCTGGTTTCTCGATGCCTTCCACTTCGACGCGGCACTGGCCGCCCACGGCACGGTGCCCGACGGCCTGAGCGTCACCTGTGCCCCCGACCTGCCGGCCGGGCCGTTCGACCTGGCGATCGTGCCGCTGTCGCGCGACGGCGAAGCGGAGCTGTCGCGCGACATCCTCCAAGCGGCGCTGCTCGCCCTCGAGCCGGGAGGCCAGCTCGTGGCCGCCGTCGACAATCCCCGCGACACCTGGCTCCACGGCCAGCTCGCCGACACACGGGAACGCGTGGGCGTGCGCCACGGCGAGGATGCGGTCGCCTACGTGGTGACCAAAACCCGCCCCCCGCGCGTCCGCGACTTTTCGGCGACAGTGGTGTTTCGTGACCGGGAGCGGCTGCTCACCGCGTTCACGCGCCCCGGCGTGTTCGCCCACCGGCGCGTCGATCCCGCTGCCCGACACCTTCTCAACGCCGTCGACGTCGCCCCCGGCACGCGCGTCGTCGACATCGGCTGCGGCAGCGGCTGCGTCGCCCTGGGGATCGCGGCCCGCGATCCGTCGGTCGTCGTCCACGCCCTCGACAGCAACGCCCGCGCGGTCGACTGCACGCGCCGCGCCGCCGCCGCCAACGGCCTGGACAATGTCACCGTCACCCTCGAGGCCGGCGGCGCGATCCCCGACCCCGGCAGTTGGGATCTGGTCCTTGCCAATCCCCCGTACTACGCCGACTTCCGGATCGCGAAGCTGTTCGTCGACGCCGCCCACCGGGCCCTCGCCCCGGGGGGCACGCTGCTGGTGGCCACGAAGCGCCCGGCCTGGTACCTGGAGACACTCCCGGCGACGTGGCGCGACGTCGCCCGCGAGGAGGTGAAGCACTACCACCTCGTCGAGGCAGTGCGGCCGTGA